A section of the Rhizophagus irregularis chromosome 16, complete sequence genome encodes:
- a CDS encoding uncharacterized protein (SECRETED:cutsite_VES-TE; SECRETED:prob_0.4965); SECRETED:SignalP(1-28) codes for MKFMSRRVVLYFFYLICVNHISYPRVESTEVKLTENSDNELSSNVMKALIMLEIASLSLRSAYIRADSSLWSFVNLRSSVTNEAKVYSIQILPIATTLIRHLQEFSETYDAISFDEFKEDVHVLAKKAEENYKLSKYVSELHKAVYAEFKKLEDQANIVLNDLQMETRRYEAELRPPPIIASEQKAIIAQEIAINEEKKLAVAGAKAIKVTLVESINEFINAIGILGVVTQFFEILHQELLTFSNKYEKFKEDQAKIHFILIKKKAATLVSACRFFMNRIPEFMAIPDNHD; via the exons atgaaatttatgtcAAGGAGAGTAGTCTTGTATTTTTTCTACCTCATTTGTGTCAACCACATTTCTTACCCGAGGGTAGAATCTACAGAAGTAAAATTAACAGAAAATAGTGATAACGAGCTCAGTAGTAATGTTATGAAGGCTTTGATAATGCTGGAAATTGCCAGTTTGTCTCTCCGCAGCGCTTATATTAGAGCAGATTCATCTTTGTGGTCATTTGTCAATCTTCGTAGTTCTGTTACCAATGAAGCAAAGGTATACAGCATCCAGATTCTACCAATTGCAACCACGCTCATCCGACATCTCCAAGAGTTCAGTGAAACTTATGATGCCATATCCTTTGATGAATTCAAGGAAGATGTTCATGTATTGGCTAAAAAAGCAGAAGAAAACTACAAACTTAGTAAATACGTATCAGAACTTCATAAAGCTGTTTACGCTGAATTCAAGAAACTAGAGGATCAAGCAAACATCgttttaaatgatttacaaatggAAACCAGACGTTATGAGGCGGAACTACGTC CTCCCCCAATTATCGCTAGTGAACAGAAAGCCATTATTGCACAAGAAATAGCCATTAATGAAGAGAAAAAACTTGCAGTTGCTGGAGCTAAGGCCATTAAGGTAACTTTAGTCGAGtctattaatgaatttattaatgctATAGGTATTTTAG GTGTTGTTACTCAGTTCTTTGAAATTCTGCATCAAGAATTGCtaacattttctaataaatacgAAAAATTCAAAGAAGATCAAGccaaaattcattttatattaattaaaaagaaggCTGCAACTCTTGTTTCTGCTTGCCGTTTCTTTATGAACAGAATTCCAGAATTCATGGCAATTCCGGATAACCATGACTAA